One part of the Lotus japonicus ecotype B-129 chromosome 2, LjGifu_v1.2 genome encodes these proteins:
- the LOC130737623 gene encoding heavy metal-associated isoprenylated plant protein 22-like, with translation MGVLDYLSDYFSVSPSTGKKRKPMQTVEIKVKMDCDGCERRVRNSVAHMKGVRSVEINRKQSKVTVSGYVDRNRVLKKVQSTGKRAEFWPYIPYNLVAYPYVAQVYDKKAPAGYVKNSVQALPSPNALDDKLTNLFSDENPNACSIM, from the exons ATGGGTGTTCTTGATTATCTTTCAGACTATTTCTCTGTGTCCCCCTCCACTGGAAAGAAGCGTAAACCAATGCAG ACAGTTGAAATCAAAGTGAAAATGGACTGTGATGGATGTGAAAGAAGAGTTAGGAATTCGGTTGCCCACATGAAAG GTGTGAGATCAGTGGAGATCAATAGAAAGCAAAGCAAGGTAACTGTTAGTGGTTACGTGGACCGAAACAGGGTGTTAAAGAAAGTGCAGAGCACAGGAAAGAGAGCAGAGTTTTGGCCATACATTCCATACAACTTAGTGGCTTATCCTTATGTAGCACAAGTATATGACAAGAAGGCACCAGCTGGTTATGTGAAGAACTCTGTCCAAGCACTTCCAAGCCCAAATGCTCTGGATGACAAGCTCACCAATCTCTTCAGTGATGAAAACCCCAATGCATGTTCTATCATGTAA